The Zestosphaera sp. genome has a window encoding:
- a CDS encoding YHS domain-containing protein, producing MQERVDPVCGMRVNLGTPFKTIYKGELYYFCSKHCLEAFEKDPEFYLTHGPQGMPRDRQKNP from the coding sequence ATGCAAGAGCGTGTAGACCCGGTTTGCGGGATGCGCGTTAACCTGGGAACGCCTTTTAAGACTATCTATAAGGGTGAATTATACTACTTTTGCAGCAAGCACTGTTTGGAGGCTTTTGAGAAAGACCCTGAGTTCTACTTAACTCATGGGCCTCAGGGCATGCCGCGCGACCGACAGAAAAACCCTTAA